AGCTTTGGCACGTTTGATTTTCTCGAATTTATAGATGTTGGTGTCTTTACCATAGTTGGAGCCGCCAATACGGTCGGCAAAATTAGTCTGAATGTACGTTTCCTGATATTTATCGATACTCATGATTTTGTTCATCTCCTCATTTGACGCAAATTTCTACACTTTAATATGAAGCATTTGCGCGTTCAAAACCATGGACAAATTATCCGAACATTTGTACTTTCTCGAGCTGTCAGCGGCTACGCAGTGAGGCTAGAACATCTTCCATATCCTGCGGAAGCGGAGCTGTAAATTCAAGGTATTCTCCGGTCGTTGGATGTACAAAACCGAGAATCGCGGCATGCAGGGCTTGTCCCTGCATTTTGATCCCTTTGTTACGACCATACGTCGGATCTCCAACAAGCGGATGACCAATGAACTTCATGTGAACACGAATCTGGTGGGTACGCCCTGTCTCCAATTTCAGTTCCAACAACGTGTAGTCATTGATGCGCTCCGTGACGGTGAAATGCGTAACCGCATGTTTACTGTTACGCTCTGTAACGGTGTAAATTTTGCGATCATTGGTATCTCGACCAATTGGTGCATCAATCGTACCCTGATCATGGCTAAGATGCCCATGAACGAGTGCAATATATCGTCTATTCACACTATGCTCTTTGAGCTGAGCAGCCAGCGAGGCGTGAGCACGATCATTTTTGGCAGCCATAATTAGACCTGATGTGTCCTTATCAATCCGATGCACAATACCGGGACGCAGCTCGCCGTTAATGCCTGAGAGATCTTTACAGTGATACATCAGTGCATTAACAAGTGTTCCTGACGTATGCCCTGGTGCTGGATGTACAACAAGGCCACGCTGTTTGTTAATAACGATCAAATCACTATCTTCATACACCACTTCAAGCGGAATATCTTCAGCAATAATCTCCACAGTCGTCGGCTCAGGGATCAGAAGCTCTATCAGATCACCTTCAGATAATTTGGTGTTAGCTTTGACTTTAACTCCGTTCACCGTTACGAATCCGTCTCCGATCCACAATTGAACTTGGGAGCGCGATACGTTATCCATGGATTCTGTAATATATTTGTCAATTCGTTCTTTTTTATGTTCAGCGGCAACCGTCCATTCCATACGATCATTGCCATTCAAGAGTTCATCGTCATGCGTTGACGTATCTCCGTTATTCTGTTCTTCATTTTGCGTTTTACTCATGATGTTCATTCCCTTCGACCTTTGCGGCTGCTTTCTCGCGCCGTCCTTCAAGCAACGTTTCTACAATAATCAGTACCACACCGATACAGATCGCCGAGTCGGCTATGTTGAAAATGGGAAACGTATAGTTACCAAAATTAAGCTGGATAAAATCGACCACTTCTCCGGTCAAAGCCCGATCCAGGAAGTTACCAATGGCTCCCCCAAGCACCAAACTAAGCGCCACGGGCAGCAATTTGTGCGGAGTATCTTTTACCTTTTGCAAATACCAAACCAAAGCCACCACGACAACCAGTGTAACTACAATAAAGAACCAGCGTTGATCCTGCAAAATACCAAAAGCTGCACCTGAGTTACGATGTGATGTGATGACAAAGAAATTGCCAATCACCGGAATTTCATCTCTAAGTTCCATCCGGGTTGCAATTAGGAACTTCGTTCCCTGATCGACTAAAAATACGATAAAAGCGAGGATATAATACACCACGTTTGTTTGTCACTCCGTTCTTGTCTTTTCCAAACGATACCAGGCTTTACGCCAGACTTGTTCATTGTAGCACAGCTGTTTGGAAATCGTCCACGACGCGGTTAGCCCCAGCCCGGATGGCAAAAACGATAACATTTCCCTTCTGTAATTCTGCACGAAATGGTACATCCTACAACAGAGTTAAAATCCGGAGTCCATACGGAACAGAAAGGGGAAAATGATGTCACATTTCACTGCTAAACAACTGCAATCGTTACGTTCCCAACTGATAACCGAAAAGCGTGACATTGAACATAGACTGGAGCAAAACGAACATTATGGTCTTGGTGATTCCATGAAGCTTCAAACAGGTGAATTATCACCGATTGACAACCATCCAGGTGATGTAGCTACCGAGATGTATGAGCGCGAAAAGGATATTTCTCTGCTGGAGCATGATGAATTTCAACTGGAGCGCATCGATTCTGCCCTGCATTCCATCGAAGAAGGCCATTATGGAACTTGCGCCGTGTGTCAGCAACCTATCCCCTATGAACGCATGCAAGCTGTTCCTTACACCAAATACTGCAAAAAACATCAACCGGAAACCGTTGTCTCCGAAAATCGTCCTGTCGAGGAAGAATTCCTCGCTCCTGCCTTTGGCCGCACAAGCCTGGATGAACGTGACGACCAGAACGGCTTCGACGGCGAAGATGCATGGCAGATTGTTGAAAGTTGGGGCACCTCCAATACTCCGGCTATGGCTGAGGGACGCGACATCGACAGTTATGATGTTATGGCGATTGAAGCCACTGACGAAGTGGAGGGCTGCGTTGAGGCATATGAAAGCTTTGTCGCAACCGATATCTACGGCCATGACGTGTCCATCGTACGTAATCGGCAATATCGACAGTACCTAGAGAACCGTGAAGGTGATGGTCTGTTAGAACCAGATGTCGAGTCAGACGACTCATATTAACCCACGGGTAAACTAATAAGTGTTCAATTCCAGCTGTCGCTGCACAATCCGTACAATATCTGCGATGTAATCACCCACGATGGGCAGATTAAGCGCACCAAGCACTTGTAACACGTAAATAATCGTTGCTGCAAAAAAAGTAAAACCGATGGCGATTCCCACGCCCCTTGCGGCGCCGGACAACAGATTAAGTCCGATCAGCTTCCACGGCCGGTTCAGTAATTCCGTATACTGTGCGATTCGTGAACGTTCGAGTTCATTCGCGAGCCGGTTAGTGAGCTTGTGAAGTTCTTCAATCTTGTCCTCCGCATTCTTGGAATGCGTCGT
This window of the Paenibacillus marchantiae genome carries:
- the lspA gene encoding signal peptidase II — translated: MVYYILAFIVFLVDQGTKFLIATRMELRDEIPVIGNFFVITSHRNSGAAFGILQDQRWFFIVVTLVVVVALVWYLQKVKDTPHKLLPVALSLVLGGAIGNFLDRALTGEVVDFIQLNFGNYTFPIFNIADSAICIGVVLIIVETLLEGRREKAAAKVEGNEHHE
- a CDS encoding TraR/DksA C4-type zinc finger protein, with the protein product MSHFTAKQLQSLRSQLITEKRDIEHRLEQNEHYGLGDSMKLQTGELSPIDNHPGDVATEMYEREKDISLLEHDEFQLERIDSALHSIEEGHYGTCAVCQQPIPYERMQAVPYTKYCKKHQPETVVSENRPVEEEFLAPAFGRTSLDERDDQNGFDGEDAWQIVESWGTSNTPAMAEGRDIDSYDVMAIEATDEVEGCVEAYESFVATDIYGHDVSIVRNRQYRQYLENREGDGLLEPDVESDDSY
- a CDS encoding RluA family pseudouridine synthase — encoded protein: MSKTQNEEQNNGDTSTHDDELLNGNDRMEWTVAAEHKKERIDKYITESMDNVSRSQVQLWIGDGFVTVNGVKVKANTKLSEGDLIELLIPEPTTVEIIAEDIPLEVVYEDSDLIVINKQRGLVVHPAPGHTSGTLVNALMYHCKDLSGINGELRPGIVHRIDKDTSGLIMAAKNDRAHASLAAQLKEHSVNRRYIALVHGHLSHDQGTIDAPIGRDTNDRKIYTVTERNSKHAVTHFTVTERINDYTLLELKLETGRTHQIRVHMKFIGHPLVGDPTYGRNKGIKMQGQALHAAILGFVHPTTGEYLEFTAPLPQDMEDVLASLRSR
- a CDS encoding DUF5665 domain-containing protein, translated to MNEQDTQSPSNSESTTHSKNAEDKIEELHKLTNRLANELERSRIAQYTELLNRPWKLIGLNLLSGAARGVGIAIGFTFFAATIIYVLQVLGALNLPIVGDYIADIVRIVQRQLELNTY